A genomic segment from Tuwongella immobilis encodes:
- a CDS encoding DUF58 domain-containing protein yields MLTSRGWWFLLIVLGLMLLSLIIEQRSENVVLVLPMALFVWFASEWARFRWRLSQVLPHLRCRRLVIVDGRPVPSLWANREAEIAVTVECEHDAGLPMALCQEILPVTVEHLDGKLTRFANPGDRQLSIRYHIRTQAVGTIRFDGIQLRLSDLQGFFYRRVCLRDPVIVPVLPILRDAEGDSRVDKKLNLLPPPGSHEHRRPGSGSELLDLRDYRPGDPPKLIAWKASARRDRLIVREYEAEVPIRCTLFVDASSGMRQGPPGNTPLQQVMELVSAVAQAAILRRDLVGMVLVREQSVTIHRPARSSQHLLQLMRSLALSSLPSNDDTPAPTTLAPLLPLAGSLAQEVYPDLLRSEVNSTPLRMYWHAALDSRWGKWLIALFASPMLLVFPWVRSQVAALAGGLAGSDRWILPIFVLLCLSPGLLALILWGLYGLQGLLPGVQFRMGQRKRLAGLLSELQSLPAGAIARMQHDDAYFSQRLQLFLQQHQIPLPPLPKLDGQADRQAGEAKIDQFCAGLSQAIARARDHELFVLLIDCIAVADQLEPLIRTLRVARARHHQIIVLCPWMDGIPLPHEPLELEPQPVNPTFRVADLQKQLRQQVIANYHRQADRVRHELARLGIAMLLVPQHSNPKLILERMERMRQPQRIG; encoded by the coding sequence GTGCTTACTTCTCGTGGATGGTGGTTCCTGCTGATTGTGCTGGGATTAATGCTGCTGAGCTTGATTATCGAGCAGCGATCCGAGAACGTCGTGCTTGTGCTGCCCATGGCATTGTTCGTGTGGTTTGCCAGCGAATGGGCACGCTTTCGGTGGCGATTGTCCCAAGTTCTGCCACATTTGCGATGCCGACGACTCGTGATCGTTGATGGCCGCCCGGTCCCGTCGTTGTGGGCCAACCGAGAAGCCGAAATTGCCGTTACCGTCGAATGCGAGCACGACGCAGGCTTGCCGATGGCACTGTGCCAAGAGATTCTGCCGGTCACAGTGGAACACCTTGACGGCAAGTTGACCCGATTCGCCAACCCCGGCGATCGGCAACTCTCCATTCGCTACCACATTCGCACGCAGGCCGTTGGCACCATTCGCTTTGACGGAATCCAGTTGCGACTATCCGACCTTCAGGGGTTCTTCTATCGGAGGGTCTGCCTCCGCGATCCCGTGATTGTCCCGGTTCTCCCGATTTTGCGGGATGCCGAGGGTGATTCGCGGGTCGATAAGAAACTCAATTTACTTCCGCCGCCTGGTTCGCATGAGCATCGTCGGCCCGGGAGCGGGAGCGAATTGCTCGATCTTCGTGATTATCGTCCCGGTGATCCGCCCAAACTCATCGCCTGGAAGGCATCCGCACGCCGCGATCGCCTGATCGTCCGAGAGTACGAAGCCGAAGTGCCGATTCGCTGCACGCTATTCGTGGATGCGTCCTCGGGCATGCGTCAAGGTCCGCCGGGCAACACGCCCCTGCAACAGGTGATGGAACTAGTCTCCGCAGTGGCTCAAGCAGCCATTTTGCGGCGGGATCTCGTCGGCATGGTGCTGGTCCGCGAACAATCGGTGACGATCCACCGCCCCGCACGCTCCTCACAGCATTTGTTGCAATTGATGCGATCACTTGCGCTGTCGAGTCTGCCCAGCAATGACGATACCCCCGCCCCGACGACGCTGGCGCCACTCTTGCCATTGGCAGGGTCGTTGGCCCAAGAAGTCTATCCCGATTTGCTGCGAAGCGAAGTCAATTCAACGCCCTTGCGGATGTACTGGCATGCGGCACTAGATAGCCGATGGGGGAAGTGGCTGATCGCATTGTTCGCCTCGCCGATGCTACTTGTCTTCCCGTGGGTGCGCAGTCAAGTCGCCGCACTCGCCGGCGGGCTTGCCGGGAGCGACCGGTGGATTCTGCCGATTTTCGTCTTGCTGTGTCTCTCTCCGGGATTATTGGCGCTCATCCTGTGGGGGCTGTACGGCTTGCAAGGGTTACTCCCCGGCGTGCAATTCCGAATGGGGCAACGCAAGCGTTTGGCGGGCCTCTTGTCCGAATTGCAATCGCTGCCAGCCGGTGCGATCGCGCGGATGCAGCACGATGACGCCTATTTCAGCCAACGGTTGCAACTGTTTTTGCAGCAACATCAGATTCCGCTGCCACCGTTACCGAAACTGGATGGGCAAGCGGATCGCCAGGCGGGAGAGGCCAAGATCGATCAATTCTGCGCGGGTCTATCGCAGGCAATCGCTCGGGCGCGTGATCACGAACTGTTTGTCCTGCTCATCGATTGCATCGCGGTTGCCGATCAGCTCGAGCCGTTGATTCGCACCCTTCGCGTGGCACGGGCTCGGCATCACCAAATCATCGTGCTTTGTCCGTGGATGGATGGGATTCCGTTACCCCACGAGCCGCTCGAACTCGAGCCGCAACCGGTGAATCCGACATTCCGAGTCGCGGATTTACAGAAGCAACTCCGTCAGCAAGTGATTGCCAACTACCATCGACAGGCCGATCGAGTCCGACACGAATTAGCACGACTCGGGATTGCGATGCTGCTGGTTCCCCAGCACAGTAATCCGAAACTCATTCTGGAACGGATGGAACGCATGCGGCAACCGCAGAGGATCGGATGA
- a CDS encoding AAA family ATPase yields the protein MTNVPSNSVADAIRGTIPHAELGKQLTDRVLSEVSRVVVGVDDVVRQLLIALIANGHVLLEGVPGVAKTTLSKTFAKLLGCQYQRVQFTPDLLPSDVTGTSILDRKTNDFVLRKGPIFTQLLLADEINRAPAKTQSALLEAMQEYQVTVDGASLPLPRPFLVMATQNPIEQEGVYRLPEAQLDRFLVRIEMSYPGHDSEVRMLQLHSHPTIPLEPMFSPESIEQLQNSLPSIHASEELLHYIVNLAEVSREHPDVALGASPRAALCLLRCARAHAMLEGRSFCTHADVQAMALPVLGHRLIIRPEAEIEGRRVADILGEILDSVPVVEKPKSRN from the coding sequence ATGACGAACGTCCCGTCCAACTCGGTTGCAGATGCGATTCGTGGGACGATCCCCCACGCGGAACTCGGGAAGCAGCTCACAGATCGAGTCCTCTCCGAGGTCAGTCGTGTGGTGGTGGGTGTCGATGATGTGGTGCGACAATTGCTGATCGCCCTGATTGCCAACGGCCACGTCCTGCTGGAAGGGGTGCCCGGCGTTGCGAAGACCACCCTTTCCAAGACGTTCGCCAAACTGCTGGGGTGCCAGTATCAACGGGTGCAATTTACCCCCGATTTGCTCCCATCGGACGTCACCGGCACCTCGATTTTGGATCGCAAGACCAACGATTTCGTCCTGCGGAAAGGGCCGATTTTCACGCAACTGCTCCTTGCCGACGAAATCAACCGCGCACCGGCCAAGACACAATCCGCATTGCTCGAAGCCATGCAAGAATATCAGGTGACCGTCGATGGAGCGAGTCTGCCGCTTCCGCGTCCGTTTTTGGTGATGGCCACGCAAAATCCGATCGAGCAAGAAGGGGTCTACCGATTGCCGGAAGCGCAATTGGATCGCTTTCTGGTTCGCATCGAAATGAGTTACCCCGGTCACGATTCCGAAGTGCGGATGCTGCAACTGCATAGCCACCCGACGATTCCGCTGGAGCCGATGTTCAGCCCGGAAAGCATCGAACAGCTTCAAAATAGCCTGCCATCGATTCACGCGAGTGAGGAACTGCTGCACTACATCGTGAATCTGGCGGAAGTCAGTCGCGAGCATCCCGATGTCGCGCTGGGTGCCAGCCCCCGCGCAGCACTCTGCCTGCTTCGCTGCGCTCGCGCGCATGCCATGTTGGAAGGGCGTTCGTTCTGCACGCATGCCGACGTTCAAGCGATGGCACTGCCGGTCTTGGGGCATCGACTGATCATTCGCCCCGAAGCGGAGATCGAAGGGCGACGGGTCGCCGATATTCTGGGTGAAATCCTCGACTCGGTTCCGGTGGTCGAAAAGCCAAAATCTCGCAACTGA
- a CDS encoding HEAT repeat domain-containing protein, whose translation MNWHHCLALVWLALVVPASRGQPADLPPPPKQAPTEAYPDRKLIASLVESLTDADSEVRLHLATALSQCGPEALPPLIEALSDKLPARRGGAAYALGQMGPSAKSAIPNLVANLKDPDVIVRRQTALAISRILTPERRLLNAPNANGMPRPVITPFVPIAPVIPAVPPLRVVPVPASRKPDQTP comes from the coding sequence ATGAACTGGCACCATTGTTTGGCACTCGTGTGGTTGGCACTGGTTGTCCCCGCGAGCCGTGGGCAACCGGCGGATCTTCCGCCCCCGCCGAAACAGGCTCCCACCGAGGCATATCCCGATCGGAAATTGATCGCATCGCTCGTCGAATCGCTGACAGATGCGGATTCCGAGGTGCGGCTGCATCTCGCGACCGCGCTTTCCCAGTGCGGCCCCGAAGCCCTTCCGCCGTTAATCGAGGCCTTGTCCGACAAATTGCCAGCCAGACGCGGCGGCGCAGCGTACGCGCTTGGACAGATGGGCCCGAGCGCAAAGTCGGCAATTCCGAATCTTGTTGCCAATTTGAAGGACCCGGATGTCATCGTCCGCCGACAGACCGCGTTGGCCATCAGTCGAATTCTCACGCCGGAACGTCGGTTGCTGAATGCCCCCAATGCAAACGGCATGCCACGCCCGGTGATTACGCCATTTGTCCCAATCGCCCCGGTCATCCCAGCCGTGCCACCCTTGCGAGTCGTCCCAGTCCCCGCATCTCGTAAACCGGATCAAACACCATGA
- the ettA gene encoding energy-dependent translational throttle protein EttA → MGERYIFQIESLTKTYNKKEVLKNIWLSFYPGAKIGVIGSNGAGKSTLLKIMAGVDTDFIGTARPESGISIGHVPQEPRLNDAKDVRGNIEEAVASTRALLTRQEELGNRMAEASPEEFDAISEEMARVQDAIDACNAYELDRQLEIAMDAMRLPPSDAMPATLSGGERRRVALCKTLLARPDMLLLDEPTNHLDAESVDWLERFLKEFTGTVVSVTHDRYFLDNVAEWILELDRGNGYPFQGNYTSWLQQKQERLIREEKSESARKKQLDRELEWARMAPRARVAKNKARLAAYEKLAAQEYDEKEENLVLQIPPGPALGDLVVRAEGVQKGYGDRLLMEDLNFDLPRGGIVGVIGPNGAGKTTLFRMIVGQEKPDTGSLRVGETVVPAYVDQNRDALNPDKTVFEEITGGVDHLILGKKRVASRGYVARFNFKGVDQQKRVGDLSGGERNRVHLAKLLRGGGNLLLLDEPTNDLDVDTLRALEEALINFGGCAVVISHDRWFLDRIATHILAFEGDSRTVWHEGNYRSYEENRKARLGLDADQPSRVRFKKLHQ, encoded by the coding sequence ATGGGCGAACGGTATATCTTCCAGATCGAAAGCTTAACGAAGACCTACAATAAAAAGGAGGTCCTCAAAAATATTTGGCTTTCGTTCTATCCTGGGGCAAAGATCGGCGTGATCGGATCCAACGGGGCCGGGAAATCGACCCTGCTGAAGATCATGGCCGGGGTGGATACCGATTTTATCGGCACCGCTCGACCAGAATCGGGCATCTCGATCGGGCACGTCCCGCAAGAGCCGCGTTTGAACGATGCGAAAGACGTTCGCGGCAACATCGAAGAAGCGGTCGCTTCAACTCGGGCATTGCTGACCCGCCAGGAAGAACTTGGCAACCGCATGGCCGAGGCCAGCCCCGAAGAATTCGACGCCATCAGCGAAGAAATGGCCCGCGTACAAGACGCCATCGACGCTTGCAACGCCTACGAACTCGATCGGCAACTCGAAATCGCCATGGATGCCATGCGCTTGCCTCCCAGCGATGCCATGCCAGCGACATTATCCGGGGGCGAACGCCGTCGCGTTGCACTCTGTAAAACGCTTCTCGCCCGACCCGATATGCTCCTTCTCGATGAGCCGACCAACCACTTAGACGCCGAATCCGTCGATTGGCTCGAACGATTCCTGAAGGAATTCACCGGAACCGTCGTCAGCGTGACCCACGACCGTTACTTTTTGGATAATGTCGCGGAATGGATCTTGGAGCTGGATCGTGGCAACGGCTACCCGTTCCAAGGGAACTACACCTCCTGGTTGCAACAAAAGCAAGAGCGTCTGATTCGTGAAGAAAAGTCCGAATCCGCTCGCAAGAAGCAACTCGACCGCGAACTGGAATGGGCTCGCATGGCCCCTCGAGCGCGAGTCGCCAAGAACAAAGCCCGACTCGCCGCTTACGAAAAACTCGCCGCTCAAGAGTATGACGAGAAGGAAGAGAATCTCGTTTTGCAAATCCCGCCTGGACCGGCGCTCGGCGATTTAGTCGTGCGTGCCGAGGGGGTGCAAAAGGGCTACGGCGATCGGTTGTTGATGGAAGACCTGAATTTCGATCTGCCACGCGGGGGGATCGTCGGGGTCATCGGGCCGAACGGCGCAGGGAAAACCACGTTGTTCCGCATGATTGTCGGCCAGGAAAAGCCCGACACGGGTTCGCTGCGAGTCGGTGAGACAGTGGTGCCCGCGTATGTCGATCAGAATCGGGATGCCCTCAATCCGGATAAGACCGTATTCGAAGAAATCACCGGCGGGGTCGATCACCTGATTCTCGGCAAGAAGCGAGTTGCCTCGCGCGGCTATGTCGCCCGATTCAATTTCAAAGGGGTCGATCAACAAAAGCGGGTTGGCGATCTGTCCGGTGGGGAACGCAACCGCGTCCACCTGGCCAAACTCCTTCGCGGTGGCGGCAACCTGCTGCTGCTTGACGAACCGACCAACGACTTGGATGTCGATACCCTGCGTGCCTTGGAAGAAGCGTTGATTAACTTCGGCGGTTGTGCCGTGGTGATTAGTCACGACCGCTGGTTCCTCGATCGAATTGCGACGCACATTCTCGCATTCGAGGGAGATTCCCGAACGGTTTGGCACGAAGGGAATTATCGAAGTTACGAAGAAAATCGGAAAGCGCGGCTGGGGCTTGATGCCGATCAGCCATCGCGGGTGCGATTTAAGAAACTTCACCAGTAA
- a CDS encoding ABC transporter ATP-binding protein, translating to MMELVQVTKVYEQGRRTVQAVRGVSLRIGTGEFVSIMGPSGSGKSTLLHLLGGLDVPTTGQAIFQGDDLQAMSDRQRTMIRRHRIGFVFQFFNLLPTLTAIENVALPLLLAGEKRRVAHERARASIDRIGMLRRADHLPDELSGGEMQRIAIARALVTDPEAILCDEPTGNLDSANSKAILELLRTLPEPGKRSVVMVTHDPNSAHYADRLITIRDGLLDSDISTNRVPAKATAAIA from the coding sequence ATGATGGAACTGGTGCAGGTGACCAAGGTATACGAACAAGGGCGACGGACCGTGCAAGCCGTGCGGGGTGTGTCGCTGCGAATCGGTACCGGTGAGTTTGTTTCCATCATGGGGCCCAGCGGATCGGGTAAATCCACGCTCCTCCATCTGTTGGGGGGGCTGGATGTGCCCACCACTGGCCAAGCCATCTTTCAGGGAGATGATTTGCAGGCCATGTCCGATCGCCAACGGACGATGATCCGTCGGCATCGCATCGGCTTTGTCTTCCAGTTCTTCAATCTGTTGCCCACGCTCACCGCGATTGAAAATGTCGCGCTGCCGTTGCTGCTTGCCGGGGAAAAGCGACGAGTCGCCCACGAACGTGCCCGTGCAAGTATCGATCGCATCGGCATGTTGCGGCGGGCGGATCACCTCCCGGATGAACTTTCGGGTGGCGAAATGCAGCGAATCGCCATCGCCCGCGCGTTGGTGACCGATCCGGAAGCCATTCTTTGCGATGAGCCGACCGGGAATCTCGATTCGGCCAACTCCAAAGCGATTCTCGAACTGCTCCGCACGCTCCCCGAACCGGGAAAACGATCGGTGGTCATGGTCACCCACGACCCCAACTCCGCGCATTATGCCGATCGGCTCATCACGATTCGCGATGGTCTGTTGGATTCCGACATCTCGACCAATCGGGTGCCTGCGAAAGCCACCGCCGCGATTGCCTGA
- a CDS encoding FtsX-like permease family protein, with the protein MVSLLILVRTLSLRYLRMHLGRMLLIVASIALGVATLVSTQILNQCLESAAVSTTTPIKGAANLYVASGEFGVPTELAERIRQVPGVDSVQPLVFERVTLPDLNQRDAILVGVDVSQVASQEAGTQLGVKVTLFGKLPRRFLPPVFLGRALFEQRTAAGVADDEPIRLRAAGNIVDLLPIGVVDLEGPAASLGQNVLAMEMNQASRVVGRAGRVNRMDVFVRSGEDVGVVRERLIEIVGDPRSVRTPEMQGQSTNEVVNGFKTGFLLCSAGAMVVGMFLVYNALSVSVAERRHDIGILRSLGATRGQIGRLFTIEAMILGLAGAACGVPLGLGLADLALKLVAEELRAIFLSGEINPVRLDWYLTSIAMLAGVTTALLASIIPAMQAASDSPADVVRRASLAGQGFYAMLHRLICATLVLGGLAAVLARDWLPPRMGSLIGLAVMLTGLLLATPIFVGWVAGLLRAPAKWLLGLELRIAADNLIRAPGRTGVVIGAFGAGVALMIQISGVGRSNEEPVMDWLERGVRADLFLFSGSLATANSSSSPIQANVIDSLRKQVPTLESAIPLRFARAELNEMVVYIVALDAMEYYDSTARRNTEPLPGLENFKRLTEPNTIVVSENFAVKHRVQVGDTVRLPGPDPRKPIEVTIVGTIVDYTWARGTIFMDRAAYAELFADPLVDICHVFLPLNATDAERASTADAVKRFASDNLLVVQDHDAVWKYVGDVVKRVYTFAYLQQFVVGAVASLGIVTALLISVLQRQRELGLLRAVGATRTQVLRMVIFEALLMGGIGTLFGIAIGIPLEWYVLDIVLYEESGFVYETLIPWREGLGIAAGAMIVSGIAGLIPAVNAMRLQITEAIAYE; encoded by the coding sequence ATGGTCTCGCTGCTGATCCTCGTCCGCACGCTCAGCCTGCGTTATCTTCGCATGCATTTGGGCCGAATGCTGCTCATTGTGGCCAGCATCGCACTGGGGGTGGCCACGCTGGTCTCCACTCAGATTCTCAACCAATGCTTAGAGAGCGCTGCGGTTTCGACCACGACACCCATCAAAGGGGCGGCGAATCTCTACGTTGCCAGCGGCGAATTTGGGGTTCCAACCGAACTGGCCGAGCGAATTCGTCAGGTGCCTGGCGTTGACTCGGTGCAGCCGCTAGTGTTTGAGCGCGTGACGCTGCCCGACCTGAATCAGCGCGATGCCATTCTGGTGGGGGTGGATGTGAGCCAGGTTGCCAGCCAAGAGGCCGGGACGCAACTGGGCGTCAAGGTAACCTTGTTCGGGAAACTCCCCCGGCGATTCCTTCCACCCGTATTTTTAGGCCGCGCGTTATTCGAACAGCGAACCGCTGCCGGCGTCGCGGACGATGAACCGATTCGACTGCGCGCGGCAGGGAACATCGTCGATCTCTTGCCCATCGGTGTGGTCGATCTTGAAGGCCCAGCCGCCAGTCTCGGCCAGAACGTGCTGGCCATGGAGATGAACCAAGCCAGCCGCGTGGTGGGGCGAGCGGGGCGGGTCAACCGCATGGATGTCTTCGTTCGTTCCGGCGAAGATGTGGGCGTGGTGCGGGAACGGCTGATCGAAATTGTCGGCGATCCCCGCTCGGTCCGCACACCCGAAATGCAGGGCCAATCGACGAATGAAGTGGTGAACGGCTTCAAAACCGGTTTTCTCCTCTGTTCCGCAGGTGCGATGGTCGTTGGAATGTTCTTGGTCTACAACGCACTCTCGGTCTCTGTGGCGGAGCGTCGTCACGACATCGGCATTCTTCGCTCATTGGGAGCGACTCGCGGCCAGATCGGCCGATTGTTCACCATCGAGGCGATGATTCTCGGGCTGGCCGGGGCTGCCTGTGGGGTGCCATTGGGATTGGGGCTGGCCGACTTGGCACTCAAACTTGTGGCCGAAGAACTGCGAGCGATCTTTTTGAGCGGCGAAATCAATCCGGTTCGACTCGATTGGTATCTCACCTCGATTGCCATGCTCGCGGGCGTGACGACCGCCTTGCTTGCGTCGATCATTCCAGCGATGCAAGCCGCTTCCGATTCGCCAGCGGATGTTGTGCGTCGGGCCTCGCTCGCGGGGCAGGGCTTCTACGCGATGCTGCACCGCTTGATCTGTGCCACGCTGGTCTTGGGCGGACTCGCGGCGGTGTTGGCCCGCGATTGGCTGCCGCCGCGAATGGGCAGCCTCATCGGATTGGCGGTGATGCTAACCGGGCTGTTGCTAGCCACGCCGATCTTTGTCGGCTGGGTGGCGGGCCTGCTACGTGCCCCTGCGAAGTGGTTGCTGGGATTGGAGTTACGCATCGCCGCCGATAATCTGATCCGCGCGCCGGGACGCACCGGCGTGGTGATCGGGGCGTTCGGCGCGGGCGTGGCGCTGATGATCCAGATTTCCGGCGTCGGCCGCTCCAACGAAGAACCCGTCATGGATTGGTTGGAGCGTGGGGTGCGGGCGGACTTGTTCCTGTTTTCGGGCAGTTTGGCAACCGCCAACAGCAGTTCATCGCCGATTCAGGCGAATGTGATTGACTCGCTTCGCAAACAAGTGCCCACGTTGGAGAGTGCCATTCCGCTCCGATTCGCTCGCGCGGAGCTCAACGAGATGGTCGTCTACATCGTGGCACTCGATGCGATGGAGTACTACGATTCGACCGCGAGACGCAACACGGAACCGCTCCCCGGTTTGGAGAATTTCAAGCGGCTGACCGAGCCAAATACGATCGTGGTTTCTGAGAATTTCGCCGTCAAGCATCGCGTTCAAGTGGGGGATACCGTTCGCCTCCCCGGACCCGATCCGCGAAAGCCGATCGAAGTGACGATTGTCGGCACGATTGTCGATTACACCTGGGCACGCGGTACGATTTTCATGGATCGGGCCGCTTATGCTGAATTGTTCGCCGATCCATTGGTGGATATTTGCCATGTCTTTCTGCCGCTGAATGCGACCGACGCCGAGCGGGCATCCACTGCCGACGCGGTGAAGCGATTTGCCAGTGATAATCTGCTGGTGGTGCAAGATCACGATGCCGTCTGGAAATACGTCGGCGATGTTGTGAAGCGTGTTTACACATTTGCGTATCTGCAGCAATTCGTGGTCGGGGCCGTGGCATCGCTCGGCATTGTCACCGCTTTGCTGATCTCCGTGTTGCAACGACAACGAGAACTGGGGCTGCTGCGGGCCGTGGGTGCGACGCGAACGCAAGTCCTTCGCATGGTGATCTTTGAGGCGTTGCTGATGGGCGGCATCGGGACGCTGTTTGGCATCGCCATCGGCATTCCGTTGGAGTGGTACGTTCTGGACATTGTGCTGTACGAAGAATCGGGCTTTGTTTATGAGACGTTGATTCCCTGGCGAGAAGGTTTGGGGATTGCTGCTGGGGCGATGATCGTTTCCGGAATCGCGGGGCTGATCCCCGCAGTCAATGCGATGCGGCTGCAAATTACCGAAGCCATCGCCTACGAGTGA
- a CDS encoding DUF1501 domain-containing protein, which translates to MIDSANHRRVMPPGMTRRDWLRRCGMGIGGIGLLPLLESERTMASESVTRLTLMAARPPHFPGKAKRIVHLFMNGGPSQVDTFDPKPLLAKYHGQALPQSFRTERKTGAAFQSPFRFRPYGQSGLAISELFQEAATRCADELCVIRSMHADVPNHEPSLLLMNCGDSRLPRPSYGAWITYGLGSENQNLPGFVVMCPGGYPVVGTQNWRAAFLPGAYQGTYLDTQYAEVEKLIENIRNRSLSRNDQRGMLDLTQAMNAEHRAERSFEPMLDARIQSFELAYRMQMEASDVFDLSREPTRIRDWYGHHEQGRQLLIARRMLERGVRVVQLWSGAGQPWDSHENLANQHRTLARQWDRPIAAFLQDLKQRGLLDSTLVMWGGEFGRTPVAELPNANGRDHNHYGFSMWLAGGGVRGGMAYGATDEFGFRAVENPVHVHDLHATMLHLLGFDHERLTYRFSGRDFRLTEVHGQVISGILA; encoded by the coding sequence ATGATTGATTCTGCAAATCATCGGCGGGTGATGCCTCCGGGCATGACTCGCCGGGATTGGCTCCGACGTTGCGGCATGGGGATCGGCGGCATCGGCCTACTCCCCCTGCTGGAATCAGAACGAACCATGGCGAGCGAGTCGGTCACCCGACTCACGCTGATGGCCGCTCGTCCGCCGCATTTTCCCGGCAAAGCCAAAAGAATCGTCCATCTGTTCATGAACGGTGGCCCCAGTCAGGTCGATACGTTCGATCCCAAACCGCTGCTCGCAAAATACCACGGTCAAGCGCTCCCGCAATCATTCCGCACCGAACGAAAGACCGGGGCTGCGTTCCAATCCCCGTTTCGATTTCGACCATATGGGCAATCGGGATTGGCGATTAGCGAACTATTCCAAGAAGCCGCAACCCGTTGTGCCGATGAGCTTTGCGTGATTCGCTCGATGCATGCGGATGTGCCGAATCATGAGCCGTCGTTGTTGCTGATGAACTGCGGCGACTCCCGGCTGCCACGACCGAGTTACGGGGCATGGATCACCTACGGATTGGGATCTGAAAATCAGAATCTCCCCGGTTTCGTGGTCATGTGTCCGGGTGGTTATCCGGTGGTCGGCACGCAAAACTGGCGGGCCGCATTCTTGCCGGGGGCGTATCAGGGAACGTATCTGGATACGCAATATGCGGAAGTCGAAAAATTAATCGAGAATATCCGCAATCGTTCGCTGTCTCGGAACGACCAACGCGGGATGCTCGACCTGACCCAAGCGATGAATGCGGAACATCGGGCGGAACGCTCGTTCGAACCGATGCTCGACGCCCGCATCCAGAGCTTCGAGTTGGCCTATCGCATGCAGATGGAAGCTAGCGATGTGTTTGATTTGTCGCGGGAACCGACACGCATTCGCGACTGGTACGGCCATCATGAGCAGGGCCGGCAACTTCTGATTGCGCGACGAATGCTGGAACGCGGTGTTCGAGTGGTACAATTGTGGTCCGGGGCCGGTCAACCGTGGGATTCGCATGAGAATCTCGCCAATCAGCATCGAACACTCGCCCGACAATGGGATCGCCCGATCGCCGCGTTCTTGCAAGACCTCAAGCAGCGCGGGTTACTCGATTCCACGTTGGTGATGTGGGGAGGCGAATTTGGCCGCACGCCGGTGGCGGAGTTACCCAACGCCAACGGACGCGATCACAATCATTACGGTTTCAGCATGTGGTTGGCCGGCGGTGGCGTTCGCGGCGGCATGGCATATGGTGCGACGGATGAATTCGGATTCCGAGCCGTGGAAAATCCAGTGCATGTTCATGACCTACACGCCACCATGTTGCATCTGCTAGGCTTCGACCATGAGCGATTGACCTATCGCTTTTCCGGGAGAGACTTTCGGCTAACCGAAGTGCATGGCCAAGTCATCTCCGGAATTCTCGCTTGA